From one Halosimplex rubrum genomic stretch:
- the rpsB gene encoding 30S ribosomal protein S2 has translation MSGNENDGLDASDSEVDPEVDEDAAAETETEEPATGADERVADEAADEEPAEEADEGPALDEDVMPDDEADLLIPVEDYLAAGVHIGTQQKTKDMERFIHRVRTDGLYVLDVSMTDKRIRTAADFLANYDPEQILVASSRQYGRFPAEKFADAVGARARTGRFIPGTLTNPDYEGYIEPDVVVVTDPIGDAQAVKEAITVGIPVIAMCDSNNQTSNVDLVVPTNNKGRKALSVVYWLLANETLDRRGAEPSYGLDDFETEI, from the coding sequence ATGAGCGGAAACGAAAACGACGGTCTCGACGCCAGCGACTCCGAGGTCGACCCCGAGGTCGACGAGGACGCGGCGGCCGAGACAGAGACTGAGGAACCGGCCACTGGGGCCGACGAGCGGGTCGCCGACGAGGCGGCCGACGAGGAGCCGGCCGAGGAGGCCGACGAGGGGCCCGCCCTCGACGAGGACGTCATGCCCGACGACGAGGCAGACCTCCTCATCCCCGTCGAGGACTACCTGGCCGCGGGTGTCCACATCGGTACCCAGCAGAAGACCAAGGACATGGAGCGGTTCATCCACCGCGTCCGGACGGACGGGCTGTACGTGCTCGACGTGAGCATGACGGACAAGCGCATCCGGACCGCGGCGGACTTCCTGGCCAACTACGACCCCGAGCAGATCCTCGTGGCGTCGTCGCGCCAGTACGGTCGCTTCCCCGCGGAGAAGTTCGCCGACGCCGTGGGCGCCCGCGCCCGCACCGGCCGCTTCATCCCGGGCACCCTGACCAACCCCGACTACGAGGGCTACATCGAGCCCGACGTCGTGGTCGTCACCGACCCCATCGGCGACGCCCAGGCCGTCAAGGAGGCCATCACCGTCGGCATCCCGGTCATCGCGATGTGCGACTCCAACAACCAGACCTCCAACGTCGACCTGGTCGTCCCGACCAACAACAAGGGGCGCAAGGCCCTGTCGGTCGTCTACTGGCTGCTGGCCAACGAGACGCTCGACCGCCGCGGCGCCGAGCCGTCCTACGGTCTCGACGACTTCGAGACCGAGATTTAA
- the eno gene encoding phosphopyruvate hydratase, producing the protein MTLVTDVRLRRVLDSRGNPTVEADVLTEEGGFGRAAAPSGASTGEYEAIELPAAEAIAKAREDAVPRLVGEVHAGNQREVDRALHVADGTEDFSGIGANSAVAISMAAAKAGASVTGAPLYQHLGGTFRGNNYPIPLGNVIGGGEHAADATDIQEFLAAPVGAPSVSEAIFANAAVHGEVHDILMERDEPAGKGDEGAWAPSIDDEEAFEIMDEATTTVADEVGFEIRFGLDVAAAEMYDEAEGGYVYSDRVRSTEEQVEYIADLVAEYDLKYVEDPLDEDDYEGFADLTEKVGDRTLVCGDDLFVTNTDRLGEGIQQGAANSILIKPNQIGTLSDAFDAIELAVENAYGHVVSHRSGETEDATIAHLAVATDAPFIKTGAVAGERTAKLNELIRIEDNAV; encoded by the coding sequence GTGACCCTCGTCACCGACGTGCGGCTGCGTCGCGTGCTCGACTCGCGGGGCAACCCGACCGTCGAGGCCGACGTGCTGACCGAGGAGGGCGGCTTCGGCCGCGCGGCCGCACCGAGCGGCGCCTCCACGGGCGAGTACGAGGCCATCGAGCTGCCGGCCGCCGAGGCCATCGCGAAGGCTCGCGAGGACGCCGTCCCCCGACTCGTCGGGGAGGTCCACGCGGGCAACCAGCGCGAGGTCGACCGGGCCCTGCACGTCGCCGACGGCACCGAGGACTTCTCGGGCATCGGCGCCAACAGCGCGGTCGCCATCTCGATGGCGGCCGCGAAGGCCGGCGCCAGCGTGACCGGCGCGCCGCTGTACCAGCACCTCGGCGGGACCTTCCGCGGGAACAACTACCCGATCCCGCTGGGCAACGTCATCGGCGGCGGCGAGCACGCCGCCGACGCGACGGACATCCAGGAGTTCCTCGCGGCGCCCGTCGGGGCGCCGTCCGTGTCGGAGGCCATCTTCGCCAACGCCGCGGTCCACGGGGAGGTCCACGACATCCTCATGGAGCGCGACGAGCCCGCGGGCAAGGGCGACGAGGGGGCGTGGGCGCCCTCCATCGACGACGAGGAGGCCTTCGAGATCATGGACGAGGCGACGACGACCGTCGCCGACGAGGTCGGCTTCGAGATCCGCTTCGGCCTGGACGTGGCCGCCGCGGAGATGTACGACGAGGCGGAGGGCGGCTACGTCTACTCCGACCGAGTGCGCTCCACCGAGGAGCAGGTCGAGTACATCGCCGACCTCGTCGCCGAGTACGATCTGAAGTACGTCGAGGACCCGCTCGACGAGGACGACTACGAGGGCTTCGCCGACCTGACCGAGAAGGTCGGCGACCGGACGCTGGTCTGTGGCGACGATCTCTTCGTGACCAACACGGACCGGCTGGGCGAGGGCATCCAGCAGGGCGCGGCCAACAGCATCCTGATCAAGCCCAACCAGATCGGGACGCTGTCGGACGCGTTCGACGCCATCGAGCTGGCGGTCGAGAACGCCTACGGACACGTGGTCTCCCATCGCAGCGGCGAGACCGAGGACGCTACCATCGCACACCTCGCAGTCGCGACGGACGCGCCGTTCATCAAGACGGGCGCGGTCGCGGGCGAGCGCACTGCCAAGCTGAACGAACTCATCCGAATCGAGGACAACGCAGTATGA
- a CDS encoding DNA-directed RNA polymerase subunit K, with the protein MSQQYNRYEKARIIGARALQVAYGAPVLVDTEQTQPILIAAEEYDSGALPFTVRRGEQ; encoded by the coding sequence ATGAGCCAGCAGTACAACCGCTACGAGAAGGCCCGCATCATCGGCGCGCGAGCGCTGCAGGTGGCCTACGGGGCGCCCGTGCTCGTCGACACCGAGCAGACCCAGCCCATCCTGATCGCCGCCGAGGAGTACGACTCCGGTGCGCTGCCCTTCACCGTCCGGCGGGGTGAGCAGTGA
- a CDS encoding DNA-directed RNA polymerase subunit N: MMVPVRCFTCGTVVGEHWEEFKARTREAEDPEDPEKVLDELGVERHCCRRMLVSHKDLVDIVAPYQ, encoded by the coding sequence ATGATGGTCCCGGTCCGGTGTTTCACGTGCGGTACCGTCGTCGGCGAGCACTGGGAGGAGTTCAAGGCTCGCACCCGCGAGGCCGAGGATCCCGAGGACCCGGAGAAGGTCCTCGACGAGCTGGGCGTCGAGCGGCACTGCTGCCGGCGGATGCTCGTCTCGCACAAGGACCTGGTCGACATCGTCGCCCCCTACCAATGA
- a CDS encoding 30S ribosomal protein S9, producing MVTNTSGKKKTAVARATIREGEGRVRINAQPVELTEPELAQLKMLEPFRLADDDLREGVDVEVDVEGGGVMGQADAARTAIARGLVQHTNDAELRDAYMEFDRSLLVNDVRQSESKKWGGPGARARYQKSYR from the coding sequence ATGGTAACGAACACCTCCGGAAAGAAGAAGACGGCCGTGGCCCGCGCGACGATCCGCGAGGGCGAGGGTCGCGTGCGTATCAACGCACAGCCAGTCGAGTTGACCGAGCCGGAGCTGGCCCAGCTGAAGATGCTCGAACCGTTCCGCCTGGCCGACGACGACCTCCGCGAGGGCGTCGACGTCGAGGTGGACGTGGAGGGCGGCGGCGTGATGGGGCAGGCCGACGCGGCCCGCACCGCCATCGCCCGCGGGCTGGTCCAGCACACGAACGACGCCGAGCTGCGGGACGCATACATGGAGTTCGACCGCTCGTTGCTCGTCAACGACGTGCGCCAGAGCGAGTCCAAGAAGTGGGGCGGCCCCGGCGCACGGGCCCGCTACCAGAAGTCCTACCGGTGA
- a CDS encoding 50S ribosomal protein L13 gives MSLAEFEADVVVDARDCILGRVASQVAERAMDGERVAVVNAEAAVVTGSEDDVIGTFETRRELGSDQGPAYPKRPDGIFKRSIRGMVPYKTTRGRDAFENVRVYVGNPYDDDGEVLDGTSLDRLSNIKFVSLGDVSEALGANNTW, from the coding sequence ATGAGCCTCGCCGAGTTCGAGGCCGACGTGGTCGTCGACGCGCGTGACTGCATCCTCGGTCGCGTCGCCTCGCAGGTCGCCGAGCGGGCGATGGACGGCGAGCGCGTCGCGGTGGTCAACGCCGAGGCGGCGGTCGTCACCGGCAGCGAGGACGACGTGATCGGCACGTTCGAGACGCGCCGGGAGCTGGGCTCCGACCAGGGGCCGGCCTACCCGAAGCGACCGGACGGCATCTTCAAGCGGTCGATCCGCGGGATGGTGCCCTACAAGACGACGCGCGGTCGCGACGCCTTCGAGAACGTCCGCGTCTACGTGGGCAACCCCTACGACGACGACGGCGAGGTCCTCGACGGCACGTCGCTGGACCGACTGTCGAACATCAAGTTCGTCTCGCTCGGCGACGTGAGCGAGGCACTGGGAGCCAACAACACATGGTAA
- a CDS encoding 50S ribosomal protein L18e, whose protein sequence is MSKSNPRLSSLIADLKTTARNSGGDVWGDVAERLESPRRTHAEVNLGRIERYAQEDETVVVPGKVLGSGVLQKDVTVAAVDFSGTAEKKIDQVGETAPLEQVLENNPEGSNVRVIR, encoded by the coding sequence ATGAGTAAGAGCAATCCGAGACTCAGTAGCCTCATCGCTGACCTCAAGACGACCGCCCGCAACTCGGGCGGCGACGTCTGGGGCGACGTGGCCGAGCGCTTAGAGAGTCCGCGGCGCACCCACGCGGAAGTCAACCTGGGTCGCATCGAGCGATACGCCCAGGAGGACGAGACAGTGGTCGTGCCCGGCAAGGTGCTCGGCAGTGGCGTCCTGCAGAAGGACGTGACCGTCGCCGCGGTCGACTTCTCCGGCACCGCCGAGAAGAAGATCGACCAGGTCGGCGAGACGGCACCGCTAGAACAGGTACTCGAGAACAACCCCGAGGGATCGAACGTGCGGGTGATCCGATGA
- a CDS encoding DNA-directed RNA polymerase subunit D, translating to MEDYEVEFVERGDREARFLVRGITPAFANGIRRAMIADVPTFSIDELRVVENSSVMFDEQIGLRLGLVPLTTPEGEFGIGDEVTLALDVEGPSREETTETVTAYSGDIVSSDEMVRPANDDIPIIDLKAGQRLEVEADAVLDRGRDHAKHQGGVAVGYRHLQRVNVVGDKGEFADEEPHILRGVIEEDGELVHTDEFGNDLTQRYPGKEIEVEDVPNAFVFHVETDGSLTVDELVTRAVGSLRDRADELRESIQL from the coding sequence ATGGAGGACTACGAGGTCGAGTTCGTCGAACGCGGCGACCGGGAGGCCCGGTTCCTGGTGCGGGGGATCACCCCCGCGTTCGCCAACGGTATCCGCCGCGCGATGATCGCGGACGTGCCGACCTTCTCCATCGACGAGCTTCGGGTCGTGGAGAACTCCAGCGTCATGTTCGACGAGCAGATCGGACTCCGCCTCGGGCTGGTCCCGCTGACCACGCCCGAGGGTGAGTTCGGGATCGGCGACGAAGTGACGCTGGCGCTGGACGTAGAGGGGCCGAGCCGCGAGGAGACGACCGAGACGGTGACGGCCTACTCGGGCGACATCGTCTCCAGCGACGAGATGGTCCGGCCCGCCAACGACGACATCCCGATCATCGACCTCAAGGCCGGCCAGCGGCTCGAAGTCGAGGCCGACGCCGTGCTCGACCGCGGTCGGGACCACGCCAAACACCAGGGCGGCGTGGCCGTCGGCTATCGCCACCTCCAGCGCGTGAACGTGGTCGGCGACAAGGGCGAGTTCGCCGACGAGGAACCGCACATCCTCCGCGGCGTGATCGAGGAGGACGGCGAGCTGGTCCACACCGACGAGTTCGGCAACGACCTGACCCAGCGCTACCCCGGCAAGGAGATCGAAGTCGAGGACGTGCCGAACGCCTTCGTCTTCCACGTCGAGACCGACGGGTCGCTGACGGTCGACGAACTCGTGACACGGGCGGTCGGCTCGCTGCGCGACCGCGCGGACGAACTGCGCGAATCGATCCAACTGTAA
- a CDS encoding 30S ribosomal protein S11 — MSETQDDKWGIAHVHASFNNTIITITDETGAETLAKSSGGTVVKQNRDEASPYAAMQMAEVVAEEVRAQGVEGVHVRVRGPGGNQQTNPGPGAQATIRALARAGLEIGRIEDVTPIPHDGTRGPKNAGF; from the coding sequence ATGAGCGAGACCCAGGACGACAAGTGGGGCATCGCCCACGTACACGCATCGTTCAACAACACGATCATCACGATCACCGACGAGACGGGCGCCGAGACGCTCGCCAAATCCTCGGGCGGGACCGTCGTCAAGCAGAACCGCGACGAGGCGTCGCCGTACGCGGCCATGCAGATGGCCGAGGTCGTCGCCGAGGAGGTCCGAGCACAGGGCGTCGAGGGCGTTCACGTCCGCGTGCGCGGTCCGGGTGGTAACCAGCAGACCAACCCCGGTCCGGGCGCGCAGGCGACCATCCGCGCGCTGGCGCGAGCCGGCCTGGAGATCGGTCGCATCGAGGACGTGACCCCGATCCCGCACGACGGTACCCGCGGTCCCAAGAACGCAGGATTCTAA
- a CDS encoding 30S ribosomal protein S4, whose product MALGSNTKFYETPNHPYQGERISEESALTGQYGLKNKEELWRAQSELRAYRREARKLLGQTDAEGAAKETEEFLARLKRIGVLDETDSLDDILSLDVTDILERRLQTVVYRKGLANTTSQARQFVSHGHVTVEGQRVTRPSKKVDVSEEGSVEFDSTSPLTDELHPERAEDQ is encoded by the coding sequence ATGGCGCTCGGTAGCAACACCAAGTTCTACGAGACGCCCAACCATCCCTACCAGGGCGAGCGCATCAGTGAGGAGTCGGCGCTCACCGGCCAGTACGGCCTCAAGAACAAGGAGGAGCTGTGGCGCGCCCAGTCCGAGCTGCGCGCCTACCGCCGGGAGGCCCGGAAGCTGCTGGGCCAGACCGACGCCGAGGGTGCCGCCAAGGAGACCGAGGAGTTCCTCGCGCGCCTGAAGCGCATCGGCGTCCTCGACGAGACGGACTCGCTGGACGACATCCTGTCGCTGGACGTGACGGACATCCTCGAACGGCGGCTCCAGACGGTCGTCTACCGGAAGGGGCTGGCCAACACGACGAGCCAGGCCCGCCAGTTCGTCTCCCACGGTCACGTCACCGTCGAGGGTCAGCGCGTCACGCGCCCCTCGAAGAAGGTCGACGTGAGCGAGGAGGGGAGCGTCGAGTTCGACTCGACGAGCCCGCTGACGGACGAACTCCACCCCGAACGCGCGGAGGACCAATAA
- a CDS encoding 30S ribosomal protein S13: MSAEDQDPDEEAEEEEDIRYFVRIGQTDLDGTKSVERSLTDMNGIGHRAARIIAEEAGIDRRAVFGKLDEEDIDEIVSLVEGFAEEAPEWLTNHRNDFFAGDTTHETGTDLEMSRRQDINRMKMIDSYKGARHKRGQKVRGQRTKSTGRSEGTIGVNVEAIKEEQAEAAEAEEDDE, from the coding sequence ATGAGTGCAGAAGACCAAGACCCGGACGAGGAAGCGGAGGAGGAAGAGGACATCCGCTACTTCGTCCGAATCGGCCAGACCGACCTCGACGGCACGAAGTCCGTCGAGCGGTCGCTCACCGACATGAACGGTATCGGCCATCGCGCGGCCCGCATCATCGCCGAGGAGGCCGGCATCGACCGCCGGGCAGTCTTCGGCAAACTCGACGAGGAGGACATCGACGAGATCGTCTCGCTCGTGGAGGGCTTCGCCGAGGAGGCGCCCGAGTGGCTCACGAACCACCGGAACGACTTCTTCGCCGGCGACACCACCCACGAGACGGGGACCGACCTCGAGATGTCTCGCCGCCAGGACATCAACCGCATGAAGATGATCGACTCCTACAAGGGCGCCCGGCACAAGCGCGGACAGAAGGTCCGCGGTCAGCGTACCAAGTCCACCGGCCGCTCGGAGGGTACAATCGGCGTCAACGTCGAGGCCATCAAGGAAGAACAGGCCGAGGCGGCCGAAGCCGAGGAGGATGACGAATAA
- a CDS encoding NUDIX domain-containing protein, which produces MTNFEPDYCGYCGHELRDSDLAPGASVCDDCERYVFHSPTPGASVTVVDGDSVLLVQRAVGDDAGQWGTPAGHVDWGEAPDAAAARELEEETGLAVDRRDLTLVAGRGTWPVEGKHMVAFEYAVHRGDTRGSLSAGSDAKDARFWTTEAWDEADERMRAVTKRRYGTTDTGEIAERTRTELD; this is translated from the coding sequence ATGACGAACTTCGAGCCCGATTACTGCGGCTACTGCGGCCACGAGCTCCGTGATTCGGATCTCGCTCCCGGAGCGTCCGTCTGCGACGACTGCGAGCGGTACGTCTTCCACAGCCCGACGCCGGGCGCGAGCGTCACGGTCGTCGACGGGGACAGCGTCCTGCTCGTCCAGCGAGCAGTCGGCGACGACGCGGGTCAGTGGGGCACTCCTGCGGGGCACGTCGACTGGGGCGAGGCTCCTGACGCCGCGGCCGCGCGCGAACTCGAGGAGGAGACCGGGCTCGCGGTCGACCGCCGCGACCTGACGCTGGTCGCCGGCCGCGGGACCTGGCCGGTCGAGGGCAAACACATGGTCGCCTTCGAGTACGCCGTCCATCGCGGGGACACCCGCGGCTCGCTGTCGGCCGGCAGCGACGCGAAAGACGCCCGATTCTGGACGACCGAGGCGTGGGACGAAGCCGACGAACGGATGCGCGCCGTCACGAAGCGACGCTACGGCACGACCGACACGGGGGAGATCGCCGAGCGGACGCGGACCGAACTCGACTGA
- the moaA gene encoding GTP 3',8-cyclase MoaA, which yields MLADEFGREVSGVRVSLTDRCNFDCVYCHNEGLGDTRGPMAPREHEMTTDDVVRFLEVVAEFGVDSVKFTGGEPLLRDDLEEIVARTPAEMEVSLTTNGTMLPGRAADLVDAGLERVNVSQDALDEETFKQVTQAGAYDAVMDGVDAALDAGLAPVKLNMVVFERTAGYVPEMVEHVAENDGLRLQLIEYMPEIAGHPEWAIDIERVHGWLEEQADHVERREMHDRKRYWVSPDGESVDDPTDESVAGMVEIVDPVENPTFCANCHRVRVTHEGYLKGCLNRNDDLRPMGEMTRTEIRDAFRETVANRVPFYGEYMVKEDGEWVVNEKYLDGATGVDPADGGPVEDADRDAVADEAPARSDD from the coding sequence ATGCTCGCGGACGAGTTCGGTCGGGAGGTGTCGGGCGTGCGCGTCTCGCTCACCGACCGGTGCAACTTCGACTGCGTCTACTGCCACAACGAGGGGCTGGGCGACACCCGCGGCCCCATGGCACCCCGCGAGCACGAGATGACCACCGACGACGTGGTCCGCTTTCTGGAGGTCGTCGCGGAGTTCGGCGTCGACTCGGTGAAGTTCACCGGCGGCGAACCGCTCCTGCGCGACGACTTAGAGGAGATCGTCGCCCGCACGCCCGCGGAGATGGAGGTCTCGCTGACGACCAACGGGACGATGTTACCCGGGCGGGCCGCGGATCTGGTCGACGCCGGCCTCGAACGAGTGAATGTCTCGCAGGACGCCCTCGACGAGGAGACGTTCAAACAGGTGACCCAGGCCGGCGCGTACGACGCGGTGATGGACGGGGTCGACGCGGCGCTCGATGCGGGGCTCGCCCCCGTGAAGCTCAACATGGTCGTCTTCGAGCGGACCGCGGGGTACGTCCCGGAGATGGTCGAACACGTCGCCGAGAACGACGGCTTGCGGCTCCAACTCATCGAGTACATGCCGGAGATCGCCGGTCACCCCGAGTGGGCGATCGACATCGAGCGCGTCCACGGCTGGCTGGAAGAGCAGGCCGACCACGTCGAGCGCCGCGAGATGCACGACCGCAAGCGCTACTGGGTGAGCCCCGACGGCGAGTCCGTCGACGACCCGACCGACGAGTCCGTGGCGGGGATGGTCGAGATCGTCGACCCCGTCGAGAACCCGACGTTCTGTGCGAACTGCCATCGCGTGCGCGTCACGCACGAAGGGTATCTAAAAGGGTGCCTGAACCGCAACGACGACCTGCGACCGATGGGCGAGATGACCCGCACCGAGATCCGCGATGCGTTCCGCGAGACGGTCGCGAACCGCGTCCCCTTCTACGGGGAGTACATGGTCAAGGAGGACGGCGAGTGGGTCGTCAACGAAAAGTATCTCGACGGCGCGACCGGCGTCGATCCGGCTGACGGCGGCCCGGTCGAGGACGCCGACCGCGACGCCGTCGCCGACGAGGCGCCCGCGCGGAGCGACGACTGA
- a CDS encoding ArsR/SmtB family transcription factor, which yields MTDGRRDGGGDGAADTESAIATASDAETPGAAAPSDAFGALGGETRLAVVRALDAASLRTFSDLVDATGADTSAGFAYHLRQLTDRFVRQREDERYELTDAGRSVARALRAGIYTASVDREPVDLPDPCPICREDGLVAAVADNVTEVGCERCDGTVLRLSLPPGGYAGRDSDEFADAIDAHHRRRIESFDDGVCPECAGAVSTRIEPVADGDRGGDGDGDGPSDPDGGGEDDEHVPVQTVYDCETCGADLRCPVALTLLDHPAVVAFYHDHDQDVRDRPIWNVGSEWRERVVSRDPWCIVVGVRLDGDELVCYVAGDGRVVDHRRESRDDAPAAESATDDTDANADGDSTAVSTDDTEGLRANDGAAESGAAES from the coding sequence ATGACCGACGGCCGGCGGGACGGTGGCGGAGACGGAGCGGCGGACACCGAGTCCGCGATCGCTACCGCGAGCGACGCCGAGACCCCCGGCGCGGCGGCGCCGAGCGACGCGTTCGGCGCGCTCGGCGGGGAGACGCGTCTCGCCGTCGTCCGCGCGCTCGACGCGGCGTCGCTGCGCACGTTCTCCGACCTCGTCGACGCGACCGGCGCGGACACCTCCGCCGGGTTCGCGTACCACCTCCGTCAGCTCACCGACCGGTTCGTCCGCCAGCGCGAGGACGAGCGCTACGAGCTGACCGACGCCGGTCGGTCCGTCGCCCGCGCCCTCCGCGCCGGCATCTACACCGCCAGCGTCGACCGCGAACCGGTCGACCTGCCGGACCCGTGCCCGATCTGCCGCGAGGACGGGCTCGTCGCCGCCGTCGCGGACAACGTCACCGAGGTCGGCTGCGAGCGCTGCGACGGAACGGTCCTCCGGCTCTCGCTCCCCCCGGGCGGCTACGCCGGCCGCGACTCCGACGAGTTCGCCGACGCCATCGACGCACACCACCGCCGCCGCATCGAATCGTTCGACGACGGCGTCTGCCCCGAGTGCGCCGGAGCCGTCTCGACCCGGATCGAACCGGTCGCCGACGGTGACCGCGGCGGGGACGGCGACGGCGACGGGCCCAGCGACCCCGACGGGGGCGGGGAGGACGACGAGCACGTCCCGGTCCAGACGGTCTACGACTGCGAGACCTGCGGCGCCGACCTGCGCTGTCCGGTCGCACTCACGCTGCTCGACCACCCGGCGGTCGTCGCGTTCTATCACGACCACGACCAGGACGTGCGCGACCGCCCTATCTGGAACGTCGGCAGCGAGTGGCGCGAGCGAGTCGTCTCCCGCGACCCGTGGTGCATCGTCGTCGGCGTCCGCCTCGACGGGGACGAACTCGTCTGCTACGTCGCGGGCGACGGCCGCGTCGTCGACCACCGCCGGGAGTCGCGCGACGACGCGCCGGCGGCGGAGAGCGCCACCGACGACACCGACGCGAACGCCGACGGCGACTCGACCGCGGTATCGACGGACGACACGGAGGGCCTGCGCGCGAACGACGGCGCCGCCGAGTCGGGCGCCGCCGAATCCTGA
- a CDS encoding archaeal proteasome endopeptidase complex subunit alpha: protein MQSNDQRAYDRGVTVFSPDGRLYQVEYAREAVKRGSPAVGVATDDGVVFVAHARPRSPLMEADSIEKVHDLDGRLGVATAGHVADARRLVDFGRQFAQRERLRYGEPPGVEPLAKAVAAQIQESTQTGGTRPFGAALLVGGVPAVSQVAGEAADPDPRLYEIDPSGTPTEWRATAVGRGSDDIRERLEAEYSPGLDIGAGVSLALTALAEGVDEAPTPEEIDVAVLDRDGFGAFDRDRRASALADAGLDGAS from the coding sequence ATGCAGTCGAACGACCAGCGGGCGTACGACCGCGGCGTGACGGTCTTCTCGCCGGACGGCCGACTGTATCAGGTCGAGTACGCCCGCGAGGCGGTCAAGCGCGGTAGTCCCGCGGTGGGCGTCGCGACCGACGACGGGGTTGTGTTCGTTGCCCACGCCCGACCGCGGTCGCCGCTGATGGAGGCCGATAGCATCGAGAAGGTTCACGACCTCGACGGCCGACTCGGGGTCGCGACGGCGGGGCACGTCGCCGACGCGCGCCGCCTCGTCGACTTCGGGCGGCAGTTCGCCCAGCGCGAGCGGTTGCGCTACGGTGAACCGCCGGGCGTCGAACCGCTCGCGAAGGCGGTCGCCGCTCAGATCCAGGAATCGACTCAGACCGGCGGGACGCGACCGTTCGGGGCGGCGCTGCTGGTGGGCGGCGTCCCGGCGGTGTCTCAGGTGGCCGGTGAGGCGGCCGATCCCGACCCGCGACTCTACGAGATCGACCCCTCGGGGACGCCGACGGAGTGGCGCGCGACCGCGGTCGGCCGCGGGAGCGACGACATCCGCGAGCGCCTCGAAGCCGAGTACTCCCCCGGGCTGGACATCGGTGCGGGCGTCTCGCTCGCGCTCACCGCGCTGGCAGAGGGTGTCGACGAGGCGCCGACCCCCGAGGAGATCGACGTGGCTGTACTGGACCGGGACGGCTTCGGCGCGTTCGACCGCGACCGGCGAGCGAGCGCACTGGCCGACGCCGGGCTCGACGGCGCGTCGTAA
- a CDS encoding Ntn hydrolase family protein, translating into MALPNYSPADDDRLHRLPHDELTESRQIDHDAPTFDTGTTIVAIATDDGAVMAADQRASLGGRFTTNKNAEKISRVHPTGALAISGSVGPAQNLIRSLRAETSLYESRRKEPMSMRALSQTAGHLVRGLPVAPILGGVDAGGGHVYELDGGGSVMATDYAAGGSGMQVAYGVLERRFDPEATLDEATGAAVAAVEAASERDTASGNGVTVATVTADGVDIEGVGDGRDASDPDTPGEEVA; encoded by the coding sequence ATGGCGCTACCCAACTACAGTCCCGCGGACGACGACCGACTACACCGACTACCCCACGACGAACTCACGGAATCCAGACAGATCGACCACGACGCGCCGACGTTCGACACTGGGACGACCATCGTCGCGATCGCCACCGACGACGGCGCGGTGATGGCGGCCGACCAGCGGGCGAGCCTCGGCGGGAGGTTCACGACGAACAAGAACGCGGAGAAGATCTCGCGAGTCCACCCGACGGGCGCGCTGGCGATATCGGGGTCGGTCGGGCCGGCGCAGAACCTGATCCGGTCGCTGCGGGCCGAGACGAGTCTCTACGAATCCCGCCGGAAGGAACCGATGAGCATGCGAGCGCTCTCGCAGACGGCCGGTCACCTCGTGCGCGGGCTACCGGTCGCGCCGATCCTCGGCGGCGTCGACGCCGGGGGCGGGCACGTCTACGAACTCGACGGCGGCGGGAGCGTGATGGCGACCGACTACGCGGCGGGCGGGAGCGGGATGCAAGTCGCCTACGGCGTGCTCGAACGACGGTTCGACCCCGAGGCTACGCTCGACGAGGCGACCGGGGCGGCCGTCGCCGCGGTCGAAGCGGCGAGCGAGCGCGACACCGCCAGCGGCAACGGCGTGACCGTGGCGACGGTCACTGCCGACGGGGTCGATATCGAGGGCGTCGGCGACGGCCGAGACGCGTCGGACCCCGACACTCCGGGGGAGGAGGTGGCCTGA